One region of Macadamia integrifolia cultivar HAES 741 chromosome 11, SCU_Mint_v3, whole genome shotgun sequence genomic DNA includes:
- the LOC122092948 gene encoding uncharacterized protein LOC122092948: MGEKWGLQLQAFSSLCEDEEGEKSNFCFKEGGWVLGLGSWVLDQRGIAEYIASFFKKFHEPTTIIEHHDLLDCIPKILSNEDVASLEATPGIEEIKKAVWDMDPDSSPGPDGFLGKFFRKCWEIVETDFGKTVVYFFQMGYLPKGINKCFISLIPKSDDASSLDKFRPICMGIFFCKVLSKIMSSKLMPLFPRLVLDEQGAFQKGKIISSNISLASELANLMHSAVRGGGMGLKLDVQKAYDSLSWKFLFASLVKFGFSDKWISWIQLLLSSSKLSVLVNGGPVGFFPVGKGLRQGDPISLFLFILAEEVFCRGLKLLVRDGKLKSLPGPRGVSIPSHLFFVDDIFIFMNASAKFVKNLQDFLEKYQAFSEHNFNLDKSSLFFGKVAPHRKQYISSLLGIKSEKLPTKYLGVEIFKGRVRGSHLLPLLDKIKSKLVGWKGKLLSIAGRVEFVRSVISSIPIHNFAVYWWLDYSIKLVERWMRNFIWSGDMEVTKKIVVNWDNVYKPKQEGGLGIRRLRDVYFSCLAKLTWKIKHEESSMSKFFRGRFLKVDGSLKSGHISSSIWPGIKKVWNLVT, encoded by the coding sequence ATGGGTGAAAAATGGGGATTGCAACTCCAAGCTTTTTCATCTCTCTGTGAAGATGAGGAGGGCGAGAAATCAAATTTCTGCTTTAAAGAGGGAGGATGGGTCTTGGGTCTTGGGTCTTGGGTCTTGGATCAAAGGGGAATTGCTGAGTATATTGCCTCTTTCTTCAAGAAGTTTCATGAACCAACCACTATTATAGAACATCATGATCTTCTGGATTGTATTCCCAAAATTCTGTCTAATGAAGATGTGGCTAGTCTAGAAGCAACTCCTGGCATAGAAGAAATCAAAAAAGCAGTGTGGGATATGGATCCTGATAGTTCTCCTGGTCCTGATGGATTTCTAGGAAAATTCTTTAGGAAATGTTGGGAGATAGTGGAGACGGACTTTGGTAAGACAgttgtttatttctttcaaatggGATACTTGCCCAAAGGAATAAATAAAtgttttatttccttaattCCAAAATCTGATGATGCTTCTTCTCTGGATAAATTTAGGCCAATATGCATGGGAATTTTTTTCTGTAAGGTTCTATCTAAAATTATGTCCTCCAAGCTTATGCCTCTTTTTCCGCGATTGGTCTTAGATGAGCAGGGTGCATTTCAGAAGGGTAAGATTATTTCTTCCAATATTAGTCTGGCCTCGGAGCTGGCAAATCTTATGCATTCCGCTGTGAGGGGTGGAGGCATGGGATTGAAATTGGACGTGCAGAAGGCATATGACTCCTTATCATGGAAATTTCTTTTTGCCTCATTGGTAAAGTTTGGTTTCTCGGACAAatggatctcttggatccaGCTTCTTTTAAGCTCTTCCAAGTTATCTGTTTTAGTGAATGGAGGGCCAGTGGGTTTTTTCCCAGTGGGCAAAGGTCTGAGACAAGGAGATCCTATCTCtctattcttatttattttggcaGAGGAGGTGTTCTGCAGAGGTTTGAAGTTGTTAGTAAGGGATGGGAAGTTGAAGTCTCTCCCAGGACCTCGAGGTGTGTCCATTCcctctcatttattttttgtagatgatatatttatttttatgaatgcttctGCAAAATTTGTGAAGAATCTCCAAGATTTCCTAGAAAAATATCAAGCTTTTTCAGAGCATAATTTCAATCTGGATAAAAGTAGCCTGTTTTTTGGGAAGGTGGCACCCCACAGGAAACAATATATTTCTTCTCTGTTAGGTATAAAATCAGAGAAGCTTCCGACGAAGTATCTAGGcgtggaaattttcaagggaagagtgagagGATCTCATCTGTTACCTTTGCTAGATAAGATAAAAAGTAAGCTAGTTGGATGGAAGGGTAAGCTGCTCTCAATTGCGGGAAGAGTGGAGTTTGTGCGATCTGTGATCTCTAGTATTCCTATACATAACTTTGCAGTATATTGGTGGCTGGACTATTCTATTAAATTGGTGGAACGGTGGATGCGTAATTTTATCTGGTCAGGTGATATGGAGGTCACAAAGAAAATAGTGGTGAACTGGGACAATGTCTACAAACCAAAACAGGAAGGGGGGTTAGGCATTCGCAGACTGCGAGATGTATATTTTTCCTGTCTAGCAAAGTTGACTTGGAAAATTAAGCATGAGGAGTCCTCTATGAGTAAGTTCTTCCGGGGTCGCTTTCTAAAAGTAGACGGATCTCTGAAATCTGGCCATATCTCCTCTTCGATTTGGCCAGGGATAAAGAAAGTTTGGAATCTTGTGACTTAA
- the LOC122092947 gene encoding uncharacterized protein LOC122092947, whose translation METVNGDINCLVEGNLVVDLDINNIFNNGNILSQNFGGPNSNNNQCREDLEPNMVDNPLGEGEYGSDHINTISDGESDSVEGSEQGEDDASSRAGNNLEESFAAWNLRPRRNINYHGGHAGRGSTRGGRGGRGEEGVVSEHIVKGLPPTQLVGGRAIVHHPEVAAIDNALRAEEAAARKGKVMEKEQIAKGMKKASGKNALRVLVKEKDPDVLCIAEPMIEVGKALNLWIVWKRNLNIPTVIAESEQHISVSIKWDSTTVQISFVHASSFRAERRSLWMKLMADSPQSPTPWVIMGDFNATLQSHEKRGSGNFSMGSAAEFGAMVDACVMAQVPSSGMNFTWSNNRRRGNVRAVLDRSFCNDEWISRFQDCAQTVLDRIASDHAPIMVTSALSQRPPNAPFRFHKFWIDHTDFETVVQLDIEANGLDDHSFAREANAKTSLIKALDLHEKLWAEKAKIRWMKQGDRNSKFFHLSAKMRRIRNTIRCLKKQDGTIVEGREQLGDYIVQFFEDFHKATPTIDHVDLLNSIPTVLQPNDIFFLDSIPGDEEIKKAIWELDPDSSPGPDEFTGDFFRRCWNIVEREVCSATRHFFSSSHMPKGINNNFLVLIPKVEGASSLDKFRPLCMGNFFCKIISKVMALRLEKFLPRLISEEQGAFQKGKLIHSNISLASELANMMFASTRGGGLGLKIDIKKAYATISWHFLFLVLRKFGFSEKWVTWLHQMLISTKISIMVNEGPQGYFDVERGLRQGDPISPLLFIIAEEVLSRGIKSLIHMNKLKPLQGLRGVPAPSHILFADDIFIFSNATMRTMYELRKKQALLGKNPSCQEAVHL comes from the exons ATGGAAACAGTGAATGGGGATATTAATTGCCTTGTGGAGGGAAATCTGGTGGTTGACTTAgacataaataatatttttaacaaTGGAAATATTCTTTCACAGAATTTCGGAGGACCGAATTCTAACAATAATCAATGCAGGGAGGATCTGGAGCCAAATATGGTGGATAATCCATTGGGTGAGGGTGAATATGGGTCGGACCATATCAATACGATATCCGACGGGGAATCTGACTCAGTGGAAGGAAGCGAGCAGGGAGAGGATGATGCTTCTTCAAGGGCTGGAAACAATTTGGAGGAATCTTTTGCAGCTTGGAATTTAAGGCCTCGACGTAATATTAATTACCATGGAGGTCATGCTGGTCGAGGATCAACTAGAGGTGGCAGAGGTGGTAGAGGTGAGGAAGGGGTGGTGTCTGAGCATATTGTAAAGGGCCTTCCTCCCACCCAGCTGGTGGGAGGTCGTGCTATTGTTCACCATCCAGAGGTTGCTGCTATTGATAATGCTTTGCGCGCAGAGGAGGCGGCAGCAAGGAAAGGAAAGGTTATGGAAAAGGAGCAGATAGCCAA GGGTATGAAGAAGGCCTCTGGTAAGAACGCCTTACGTGTTCTTGTGAAAGAAAAGGATCCTGATGTTCTTTGCATTGCGGAGCCAATGATCGAG GTCGGAAAGGCCCTAAATTTATGGATAGTttggaagaggaatttaaaTATTCCTACAGTTATTGCTGAGTCAGAGCAGCATATTTCGGTTTCTATTAAATGGGACTCAACTACTGTTCAGATCTCTTTCGTTCATGCGAGTAGCTTTAGAGCTGAAAGAAGATCTTTGTGGATGAAGTTGATGGCTGATTCTCCTCAGTCCCCTACTCCATGGGTAATTATGGGTGACTTTAATGCAACCTTGCAATCTCATGAGAAGAGAGGGTCGGGCAATTTCAGTATGGGGTCGGCGGCTgaatttggagccatggttgATGCTTGTGTAATGGCTCAAGTGCCTTCTTCTGGAATGAATTTTACTTGGTCCAACAACCGCCGCAGAGGTAATGTTCGCGCAGTGTTGGATAGAAGCTTCTGTAATGACGAATGGATATCTCGATTTCAGGATTGTGCCCAAACAGTCCTTGATCGAATTGCCTCTGATCACGCCCCTATTATGGTCACTTCCGCTTTGTCTCAGAGACCGCCTAATGCCCCTTTTCGGTTTCACAAATTTTGGATAGACCATACTGATTTTGAAACTGTG GTGCAGTTAGACATTGAAGCCAACGGGTTAGATGACCACTCTTTTGCTAGGGAAGCAAATGCAAAAACTTCTTTGATTAAAGCCTTGGATTTGCATGAAAAGCTATGGGCGGAAAAGGCTAAAATCAGATGGATGAAGCAGGGGGACAGGAATTCGAAATTCTTCCATTTGTctgcaaaaatgagaagaattagAAATACCATTAGATGCCTCAAGAAACAAGATGGGACCATTGTGGAAGGTCGCGAACAGCTGGGAGACTACATTGTGCAATTTTTTGAGGATTTCCACAAAGCCACCCCTACTATAGATCATGTGGACCTTCTTAACTCCATTCCCACGGTTCTTCAACCAAacgatatttttttcttggattctaTCCCGGGTgatgaagagataaagaaggCAATATGGGAGCTCGACCCGGACAGCTCTCCAGGTCCAGATGAATTTACAGGAGATTTTTTTAGgagatgctggaatattgttGAAAGGGAGGTATGTTCTGCAACTCGCCATTTCTTTAGCTCTAGTCATATGCCTAAAGGGATAAACAACAATTTCTTAGTGCTGATACCTAAAGTGGAAGGTGCTTCCTCTCTGGACAAATTCCGCCCcttatgcatggggaattttttttgcaagatcATATCAAAAGTGATGGCTTTGAGACTTGAAAAGTTCCTTCCTCGGCTGATTTCAGAAGAACAAGGggcttttcaaaaagggaaattaATTCATTCGAACATCAGTCTCGCATCAGAGCTTgctaatatgatgtttgcttctacaAGAGGGGGTGGCCTTGGCCTTAAAATTGACATTAAAAAAGCTTATGCCACTATTTCATGGCATTTCCTGTTTCTGGTTCTTCGTAAGTTTGGATTCTCTGAGAAATGGGTTACATGGCTGCATCAGATGCTGATATCGACTAAGATATCAATTATGGTCAATGAAGGTCCACAGGGTTACTTTGATGTTGAGAGAGGCTTAAGACAAGGGGACCCTATTTCTCCTTTACTCTTTATTATTGCGGAAGAAGTTTTGTCTAGAGGGATTAAGTCCTTGATTCACATGAATAAATTGAAGCCGCTTCAGGGTCTAAGAGGCGTCCCTGCCCCTAGTCATATtctctttgcagatgatatttttatcttctccaatgcCACTATGAG GACAATGTATGAGCTTAGAAAAAAGCAAGCTCTTCTTGGGAAAAATCCCTCTTGCCAGGAAGCAGTGCATCTCTGA